A window from Scleropages formosus chromosome 17, fSclFor1.1, whole genome shotgun sequence encodes these proteins:
- the LOC108938129 gene encoding microtubule-associated protein 1B-like yields the protein MMMATLAERADAHFTSDALPTSSSSSSHQFLDKKFYLLVVIGEIVSEENLKCVAEDVGKGIRSWDIDLLDCDLDQELKLFVSRHTAKFSSVVKGQKTLHHKSNVLETVVLINPVDETVSTEVRMMVSDNARHKLLVLSGQYYKNTGGLVLQSGSFSFHNFIDIFTDQEIGELLSTIHPDNRASLTIFCTEEGSWKWSNLEEHNLQDFIDVKLKSDVALPEMEGLSEFTEYVMETMAVPSPFNLLEPPSSGGFLKLSKPCCYIFPGGCGDSTLFAVNGFNMLINGGSERKSCFWKLIRHLDRVDSILLTHIGDDNLPGINSFLQRKIMEQEVNSSQGSLGNGCSAKNLISPDLGVVFLNVPDNLVDSKPNHKVRGKIEETSLLLEYLNKLSIKPEPLNRPAGNSVEPIVLFQKMGVGRLEMYVLNPVENSKDLQYFMKQWTGNEQDSVPLPDTKESDIPLSYLMSISSLVVWHPAAPSEKIVRVLFPGNATQQSILEGLEAVKDLNFLKQPVVTQTELSSILTPVTKESKCKTESKENLKSTSRQSASHGLRTQSKDETVEKAKTGDTESLPDKTKSEIKGKSSMKKDKAKIQASESQNEAKLQADTELQGQEKSDIKSKPLTEHTKEVKKDEKSKKDETIKKEEIKKETKKDIKRDLRKDSILREAKREEKKELKRSEKDLKKEVRKPTRDLKKPSPIPGDAKKPVSKPKIPKKEESPKRDAPSPGKVKEKKLKATKIDSKFSKAKPNDVCAEVMVESLDVAAAEVFESEMSFMSSPEDLTKEFEELKAKGIEGYIANVIQSNQELEALKVFTPHEGAMLCNALPEMLELVETVPEITKEGKSESLDTTDNLTSERRIKISVAERSEDEGDGLVQLSEDTSSQENMEVKKVELHSTEKCEDEEQDQVSVDTKKEVEEKYYQEMMKEPSKTDKERTSGIKTDTNKPSTFIISASQPPTAEQAISQFVVLSNEEYSPEALVSLQSSSDIYSVPGTIHMPISEMSIETTWNEKMSPSNEFSKPGRTVPPSGCDEKHSSLLTESPKSNLSKLSITEGHEYHLSAGTLSPPSSFEEDKSCKQFPTEVDEAKDQDSRTLKLISDISNKPTHDKTSPCSASGSSLPKTPTSDSSSKYDLTPTTIPVPFEPQIAPSGGLVEPSDSPDNVMTELYPSQFMLGSSDFQGSSEAIEQTKNLNILDITVSKNDFSQNVISESVSQERTQSPLCSPPPLESVSPSDGSPDPGKLSLSELSQFSAEASQDGKKMSLPSSPPGDVQSDSFSPCHAKQASLDPSALAKGSCSAGHTLDDLSDGSVKASKDLSELPVDSTAAGALKEESTKSVSEGTVSEKLITPENDDLVEDKFSQDFTYSLPERTSDDLSPALPPEFGSIQPTEVHISASVSIDQDITLEEIRIPPPEQELTILSPPDLLSQSAHCGEQVQESSVEFGKKYAGEQVQESSVEFGKKYVDDSINIESPDLAVVTPKMGFAKNVPTEMDCGMSFSPGNFVDQEVIKTMKEQKMSPSPIKEIPPFSASSQSGFSENTSLTSEGNETRDSTWQCKMPVVPKLSPSAYVPLTSDFSNFQDKFGTPTLTSSTGDSLLYESLFPHCKELQSSNLESQTSPVDSDGSHYDQKDNTLHSRPDVDLSLDSTCAYLHPKEEISPSFINPNPLDFLVADSSADTEGDSESSSVEDKSLKNKYPDPPPVTFRDSPPTPPQPDVCMVDPETFADHQSPAKKASKEKIAKKTPGSKMKSSSPAGKGRVETTAKGSLDKISMSPKKTASPKKKDISGPKESTAVNERGGKDAKNATNISASRNAKSATTGHSNSKSITGECVGNNSPVYLDLVYIPNHGNAKNVDTEFFKQVRSSYYVLSGNDPVAQEPCKAVLNSLLEGKSHWENNIQVTLIPTHDSDVMKEWYQETHEKQQSLNMIVLASSSTVVMQDESFPACKIEF from the exons ATGATGATGGCGACCTTAGCGGAGAGGGCGGATGCCCACTTTACTAGTGATGCTCTTCCAACTTCCAGCTCTTCTTCTTCGCACCAGTTTCTTGACAAAAAATTTTACCTGCTTGTGGTCATCGGGGAGATCGTTTCAGAAGAAAACCTCAAGTGTGTGGCTGAAGACGTTGGAAAAG GGATTCGTTCGTGGGACATAGACCTTCTGGACTGCGACTTGGACCAGGAACTCAAACTTTTTGTTTCACGACACACTGCGAAGTTCTCATCAGTTGTAAAAG GGCAGAAGACTTTACACCACAAAAGTAATGTTCTGGAAACAGTGGTACTCATCAACCCCGTAGATGAGACTGTCAGCACTGAG GTTCGAATGATGGTATCAGATAACGCCAGACATAAATTGCTGGTGCTTTCGGGGCAATATTACAAAAACACTGGAGGACTTGTTCTTCAGTCTGGCTCCTTCTCATTCCACAATTTCATTGACATCTTTACAGATCAAGAA ATTGGTGAGCTACTTAGCACTATACATCCAGACAACAGAGCAAGCCTCACCATATTCTGTACAGAGGAAGGCAGCTGGAAATGGTCAAATCTGGAAGAACATAATCTCCAGGACTTCATTGATGTGAAGCTAAAATCTGATGTGGCATTACCAGAAATGGAAGGCCTGTCAGAATTCACAGAGTATGTAATGGAGACCATGGCTGTCCCCTCACCATTCAACTTGCTTGAACCTCCCAGTTCTGGAGGGTTTCTTAAGCTCTCAAAGCCATGCTGCTATATCTTTCCAGGTGGATGTGGAGACTCAACCCTGTTTGCAGTTAATGGATTCAATATGCTAATTAATGGGGGATCAGAGCGCAAATCCTGCTTCTGGAAACTAATTAGACATTTGGACAGGGTTGATTCCATTTTGCTCACTCACATTGGAGATGACAACCTACCTGGTATCAACAGTTTTCTTCAGCGGAAAATAATGGAGCAGGAGGTGAATTCGTCACAGGGCTCTTTGGGTAACGGCTGTTCGGCAAAAAATCTTATTTCACCTGACCTAGGGGTTGTGTTCTTAAATGTTCCTGACAACCTCGTAGATTCCAAACCCAACCACAAGGTGAGGGGCAAGATTGAGGAAACATCATTACTACTGGAGTATTTGAACAAACTGTCCATAAAACCAGAACCCCTTAATCGGCCTGCTGGAAATTCTGTGGAACCCATTGTATTATTCCAAAAAATGGGTGTGGGAAGGTTGGAGATGTATGTGCTAAATCCAGTTGAAAACAGCAAAGATCTACAATACTTCATGAAACAATGGACTGGTAATGAGCAAGACTCTGTGCCCCTCCCAGACACAAAGGAATCTGACATTCCATTGTCTTATTTAATGTCAATCTCATCATTGGTTGTATGGCACCCTGCAGCACCTTCTGAAAAAATAGTTCGTGTTTTGTTTCCTGGAAATGCTACACAGCAAAGCATATTGGAGGGTTTGGAGGCAGTCAAGGATTTAAATTTCTTGAAACAGCCAGTGGTTACTCAGACAGAGTTGTCGTCAATACTGACACCTGTAACCAAAGAATCTAAATGCAAAACAGAGAGCAAAGAAAATCTTAAGTCCACATCAAGGCAATCAGCTTCCCATGGACTGAGGACACAGTCAAAGGATGAGACTGTGGAAAAGGCAAAAACAGGTGATACAGAATCTCTTCCTGACAAGACAAAGTCTGAGATTAAAGGGAAATCATCTATGAAAAAAGACAAGGCTAAAATCCAAGCCTCAGAGAgtcaaaatgaagcaaaattaCAAGCTGATACTGAATTACAAGGGCAGGAGAAATCTGACATCAAGTCAAAACCACTTACAGAACATACAAAAGAAGTTAAGAAGGatgaaaagagtaaaaaagatgaaacaattaaaaaggaagaaattaaaaaagaaactaaaaaggACATTAAAAGGGATTTGAGGAAAGATTCTATACTTAGGGAGGCaaagagggaagaaaagaaagagctgAAGAGGTCAGAGAAGGATTTGAAAAAGGAAGTAAGAAAGCCCACTAGGGATCTTAAAAAACCCTCTCCTATCCCAGGAGATGCTAAAAAGCCTGTATCAAAACCAAAAATTCCAAAGAAAGAGGAATCACCTAAGAGGGATGCTCCAAGCCCTGGAAAAGTGAAGGAAAAGAAGCTGAAGGCCACCAAAATAGACTCTAAATTTAGCAAAGCTAAGCCTAATGATGTGTGTGCTGAAGTAATGGTAGAGTCGCTAGATGTTGCAGCTGCTGAGGTTTTTGAGTCTGAAATGTCATTTATGTCTTCTCCAGAGGATCTCACAAAGGAATTTGAAGAGCTTAAGGCCAAAGGCATAGAGGGTTATATTGCAAATGTCATTCAGTCTAATCAGGAGCTTGAAGCACTGAAGGTTTTTACACCACATGAAGGAGCCATGCTTTGTAATGCACTACCAGAGATGCTGGAACTTGTTGAAACTGTACCTGAGATAACCAAAGAAGGTAAAAGCGAAAGTCTAGACACCACAGATAACCTTACATCAGAGAGAAGAATCAAGATTAGTGTTGCTGAGAGATCTGAAGATGAAGGTGATGGCTTAGTTCAGTTATCTGAAGACACCAGTAGCCAGGAGAACATGGAGGTAAAGAAAGTTGAGTTGCACAGTACAGAAAAGTGTGAAGATGAAGAACAAGACCAAGTTTCAGTAGACACAAAGAAAGAagttgaagaaaaatattatcaGGAAATGATGAAAGAACCTAGTAAGACTGATAAAGAAAGAACATCAGGAATCAAAACAGATACTAACAAACcaagtacatttattatttctgcCAGTCAGCCACCTACAGCTGAGCAAGCAATCTCTCAGTTTGTTGTACTTTCCAATGAAGAATATTCCCCTGAGGCATTAGTCAGCCTTCAGTCTTCATCTGATATTTACAGTGTGCCAGGAACTATTCATATGCCTATATCAGAAATGAGCATTGAAACTACCTGGAATGAAAAAATGAGTCCTTCCAATGAGTTTTCCAAGCCAGGAAGGACTGTGCCACCTAGCGGTTGTGATGAAAAACATTCCTCGCTACTCACTGAAAGCCCAAAATCAAACCTTTCAAAACTATCTATCACAGAAGGTCATGAGTATCACCTGTCAGCTGGCACTTtatcaccaccatcatcatttGAGGAAGACAAATCCTGTAAGCAATTTCCTACTGAAGTGGATGAAGCAAAAGACCAAGACTCTCGGACTCTCAAGCTAATTTCAGACATATCAAACAAACCAACTCATGATAAAACAAGTCCTTGCTCGGCTTCTGGTTCATCACTCCCAAAGACTCCTACCAGTGACAGCAGCTCAAAGTATGACCTGACACCGACTACTATTCCAGTTCCATTTGAGCCACAAATAGCCCCCTCTGGAGGTCTGGTTGAGCCTTCAGATAGTCCAGATAATGTAATGACTGAACTGTATCCATCTCAGTTTATGCTTGGAAGTTCAGACTTCCAAGGCAGTAGTGAGGCCATAGAACAAACTAAGAATCTTAATATATTGGATATTACAGTTAGCAAAAATGATTTCagtcaaaatgtaatttctgagTCTGTATCACAAGAAAGAACACAGTCTCCACTTTGTAGCCCTCCACCGCTGGAATCTGTGTCTCCATCAGATGGGTCTCCAGATCCAGGTAAATTATCACTTTCTGAGCTCAGTCAGTTTTCAGCAGAAGCAAGTCAAGATGGCAAGAAGATGTCATTGCCTTCAAGTCCACCCGGAGATGTTCAGTCAGACTCATTTTCTCCTTGTCATGCTAAACAGGCTTCCCTAGACCCGTCAGCTCTGGCTAAAGGGAGTTGCAGTGCTGGCCATACTTTGGATGATCTATCAGATGGCTCAGTGAAAGCTTCAAAAGATCTGTCTGAGTTACCAGTGGATTCCACTGCAGCTGGAGCATTAAAAGAAGAAAGTACAAAGTCAGTATCAGAAGGAACTGTGTCCGAAAAGTTAATCACTCCTGAAAATGATGATCTTGTGGAAGATAAGTTCTCCCAAGACTTTACTTATTCTTTGCCAGAGAGAACTTCAGATGATCTTTCTCCAGCATTGCCTCCCGAGTTTGGCTCCATACAACCCACAGAAGTACACATCTCTGCTTCAGTGTCTATTGACCAGGACATAACTCTTGAGGAAATAAGGATACCCCCACCTGAACAAGAATTGACCATATTAAGTCCTCCAGATTTGTTGTCTCAAAGTGCTCATTGTGGAGAACAAGTACAGGAGTCTTCAGTGGAATTTGGTAAAAAGTATGCTGGAGAACAAGTACAGGAGTCTTCAGTGGAATTTGGTAAAAAGTATGTTGATGATTCTATAAACATTGAGTCTCCAGACCTGGCAGTTGTTACACCAAAGATGGGTTTTGCTAAGAACGTCCCCACAGAGATGGATTGTGGCATGTCATTTAGTCCTGGAAACTTTGTGGACCAAGAAGttataaaaacaatgaaagaacaAAAGATGTCACCTTCTCCCATCAAGGAAATTCCCCCCTTCTCAGCATCTTCCCAGTCTGGTTTCTCAGAAAATACCAGTTTGACATCTGAGGGTAATGAAACCAGAGACTCCACTTGGCAGTGTAAAATGCCAGTCGTTCCCAAGCTCTCACCGTCTGCATATGTGCCACTAACTTCTGACTTCTCCAATTTTCAAGACAAGTTTGGCACTCCTACCCTGACATCTTCAACAGGGGACTCCCTTTTGTATGAATCTCTCTTTCCTCACTGTAAAGAATTGCAGAGCAGTAATTTGGAAAGTCAGACATCTCCTGTGGACTCTGATGGTTCTCACTATGATCAAAAGGATAACACTCTGCATTCTAGACCTGATGTTGACTTGAGTTTGGATAGCACATGTGCATACCTGCATCCTAAAGAAGAGATTTCGCCATCTTTCATAAACCCAAATCCCCTGGACTTTTTAGTTGCTGATTCTAGTGCAGACACTGAAGGTGATTCTGAATCATCTTCAGTAGAAGACAAATCTCTAAAAAACAAGTATCCAGATCCTCCTCCAGTCACATTCCGTGACAGTCCTCCCACTCCACCTCAACCAGATGTCTGCATGGTTGATCCAGAGACTTTTGCTGACCATCAGAGTCCAGCAAAGAAAGCATCTAAAGAGAAGATTGCGAAGAAAACCCCAGGAAGTAAGATGAAAAGTTCTTCACCAGCAGGAAAGGGAAGGGTAGAAACCACTGCCAAAGGCTCTTTAGACAAAATATCTATGTCTCCAAAAAAGACTGCATCTCCAAAAAAGAAAGATATTTCAGGACCCAAGGAGAGCACTGCTGTGAATGAAAGAGGAGGGAAAGATGCAAAAAATGCAACTAATATTAGTGCCTCTAGGAATGCCAAATCTGCTACAACAG GTCATAGCAACAGTAAATCGATAACTGGAGAGTGTGTGGGGAATAATTCTCCTGTATATCTGGATCTGGTATACATTCCCAACCATGGCAATGCTAAAAATGTCGACACTGAGTTCTTCAAGCAAGTGAGATCATCCTATTATGTTCTGAGTGGGAATGACCCAGTGGCCCAGGAACCCTGTAAAGCTGTTCTGAACTCCCTTTTGGAAGGAAAGTCTCACTGGGAAAATAACATACAG GTGACTCTGATACCAACTCACGACTCTGATGTCATGAAGGAGTGGTACCAGGAGACTCATGAGAAGCAGCAAAGCCTCAATATGATTGTGCTTGCAAGCAGCAGTACTGTGGTCATGCAGGATGAGTCTTTTCCTGCCTGCAAAATTGAATTCTGA